The DNA window AGCCCAGGGCGGCGAGTGCTAATTGAACGCACCGCCCAGTCCGGACTTTTTCTGGCGTTTGGTCGACTTCGATCCGTCGGTCGATTCTGGCGGCGCTTCCGGTTCCGGCGGAGTCGGAGTGGCTGCTGGTTTCTTTGACGGCGGCGGCGGTACGACACTCGACGGAGCAGGCGGGACAACGCTGCTCGGTGGTTTGGACGGCGCCGGCGGCACGACGCTGCTCACGGGTTTCGAAGGGGCAGGCGGTACGACGCTGCTCGGTGGTTTCGTCGGAGCCGGCGGGACGATGCTACTCGCCGGTTTGGACGGAGCGGGCGGCACGACACTGCTCGGCGGTTTCGTCGGAGCGGGCGGGACGATGCTGCTGGCGGGTCGCGGCGGCGGGGGCGGAACGACGCTTGGCCGGGAACTGGCGGCCGGGTCGGCGGTTGCGGGTGGTTTGACGGGGGTGGAACCGAACAGGCTGGAGCCCATGCCGGGGCGGCGCCGCTGGGATCGCTCCCGGGTGGTGGAAGAAGGCGAAACGCTCTCCTCGCTGGCGGGCGGCTTGGTCGGCGCCGGTTCTGGTTCCGGGTCGAACGACAACGGCGGAAGCGTGGCCGGCGGCTTGGGGCGCGGCGTGGACTCCAGGCGATCCGGAACGGTGACTTGCGGAGTGGAGCCCGGTCGCGACGCCGGTTTCTGTTTCGCTGGAGGCGGCGGGATCGATGCGGCCGTCTTCGGCGGGGCGGCCGCCGGGGCCGGCCGGGCCGGCGGTGTCACTGCCGGCGCCTTGGCGGCTGGCGGAGCAACGGCGGGCGGAGCAACGGCTGGCGCCGGAGTGGAATCGTCGTCCCCGACGTAGAGCGTTTGCCAGTCTGCCGGCACGTAGACTTCCTGCCCGCTGCCGACTGTTTCAGCCCCGGTCGCATGGACGGGCGCGTTGGCGTTCACGTGAATGGTGCGGGTGAGGGAGGCGGTACGGATCGTGATCACGCCGCGGAGGATCGTCCCGGCCGACAGCGGATCAATCTCCAGCCGCAGCTTGACGGCGCCGCCCTGGGTGGAGCCCGGCTGTACGGTCAGGCCGGCGATCTCGCTTTCAAACTGGCAGGGCGAGGGGACGACCAGCTTGGCGGTAAAGTGGTGCGGATGCCCTGACTGCAGGCGACCCAGTCGCAGGGAACGCGGGTATCGCCATTCGCCTTCTTCTTTTTCGAGACCCAGGACATTGCCGCGGACGGCGACCTGGTGGAGGGCCAGCGCATGGCCGTGCTCCACCTGGAGGGCGCAGGCGGCGGAGCCATCCTGGTCCTCGGGGCCGGTGACTTCGATGTTGAGGGACTTCAGCACCACGCCGTCGGAAGCGATACAAAGCACGGGGCCTGTTTCCGACCACAGGGTGCAGGACTGGCCTTCAATGGTCAGCGGTTGACGGATCACGGCGGGGCCCTGAAACTCTTTCCGGGCGGGGGCAAGTTTCAGCACGCCGCCGGGGCCGACCTGGTCGATCAGTTGTTGAATGTCGTCGCTGCTCATGGATCCGTTCTGCTCCGCGGCCTGAAGTGCTGGCCGACCTATTTGGTAAACCGCACTTTGACCAGGCGGCCTCGATCTTCTTTGGTGAGGAGGATCTCGTCGTCTTCGCTCAACAACCGGTACTGGCTGCGGGGAACCGGCGTGCCCGACGGCGAGACGAGCGAGTCCAGGGCGACATTCCCCAGCAGCCATTTCCCCTCGTGAAAGCGCGTGGTGGCCAGCATGGTTTTGTCCGACGACTCGTTCAGCCGGCGGTTCTGATAGACGTGCCACTCATGCAAGGTGCGTTTGTCCCAGCATACCAGAAGCAGCGATTCCGATCGAAACTGGCCCGCCCGGGGCGCGTAATAAAAGTCCAACAGCGGCAAAGGGTGCTGCAGGGTCGTGCCGCACCAGGGACAGCGGGGCTTTTCTCCGTCGATATATACAAACCATTTTTCCGGGCAGCTGGAGTTGCTGCAGGGGATCGCCAGATCAAGCGTTTTCCCCAGGGCGTCTTCCCACTCAAACGCCGACGGCCGGGCGCTGGGGTTGTGCAGCCCGTCGACAAACGCTTTGAGAAACACCTTCTGCAGGTACGGTCCCAGGCGGTCCAGCGACTGTTCCATTTTGGGCCAGTCCTTGCCGCGGCTCCAGTGGTTTGATGTGTCCTGTGGGTTTTCGATGAAGACCGCTTTCTCGCCCATCGACAGGAAATCGTCTTCTTCGGACGAGGCCAAACTGTTGACCTTGGGGCCGCGCAACGGATGCCGCCGCAGCAGGTATTCGTAGATCAGCACCGACATGGCGTACAGGTCGGTCCGGGTCGAAGGCAGCACGCGCTGCTGGTCGCCCAGGTTCATCGTTTTGAGAACTTCGGGCGCGATATAACCGGGCGTGCCGAGCACGTCGGCGTTGTACTTGCCGGGAACGACCAGGCCGTCGCAGTCGATGACCGCACACCGGCGGCCGGGCGGATCAATCAGGATGTTATTTGACGACAGGTCCGAGTGGGCCAGCCCGGCGGCATGCATGCGACGCACTGCCTGGGCGATCAGCAGCGAGATCTGCAGGTAGTTGATCCAGTTCCCGCGCTGGTCGCTGTCGAGCATTTTCCGCAGCTTGGCGCTAGAGAACCATTGGCCTTTTTTCTCTTTCCCTTTGAAGCGGCCGGACTGGAAGAAAAAGTTGGCGGCGTACGCCGGGGCCAACACGCCCAGGCGGGGCTGGACGATGATGCCTGTGGGCCAGCAGAACAGGTCGCGGAAATAATCGCCTGTGCTGGCGTGGGTGGTGGGGTTATAGTCGCCCATGATCGCTTCCAGCCGCTGCATGCGGTTGGGATCGCGGGCGTCGGATTCTTCTTTGAAGAAGCAGACGACGGACTTTTTGTCGACGGTGAAGTAGACCCGTTTCATGCCGCCTTCACCGATCACGGTGGGCAGGTATTCGACGCGCTGGCCATTGGCAAGGATCGCGACTTCGGTTCTCACGCGGGGCTCCTGTGGAGCAGCACCAG is part of the Lignipirellula cremea genome and encodes:
- a CDS encoding right-handed parallel beta-helix repeat-containing protein, producing the protein MSSDDIQQLIDQVGPGGVLKLAPARKEFQGPAVIRQPLTIEGQSCTLWSETGPVLCIASDGVVLKSLNIEVTGPEDQDGSAACALQVEHGHALALHQVAVRGNVLGLEKEEGEWRYPRSLRLGRLQSGHPHHFTAKLVVPSPCQFESEIAGLTVQPGSTQGGAVKLRLEIDPLSAGTILRGVITIRTASLTRTIHVNANAPVHATGAETVGSGQEVYVPADWQTLYVGDDDSTPAPAVAPPAVAPPAAKAPAVTPPARPAPAAAPPKTAASIPPPPAKQKPASRPGSTPQVTVPDRLESTPRPKPPATLPPLSFDPEPEPAPTKPPASEESVSPSSTTRERSQRRRPGMGSSLFGSTPVKPPATADPAASSRPSVVPPPPPRPASSIVPPAPTKPPSSVVPPAPSKPASSIVPPAPTKPPSSVVPPAPSKPVSSVVPPAPSKPPSSVVPPAPSSVVPPPPSKKPAATPTPPEPEAPPESTDGSKSTKRQKKSGLGGAFN
- a CDS encoding serine/threonine protein kinase, which translates into the protein MRTEVAILANGQRVEYLPTVIGEGGMKRVYFTVDKKSVVCFFKEESDARDPNRMQRLEAIMGDYNPTTHASTGDYFRDLFCWPTGIIVQPRLGVLAPAYAANFFFQSGRFKGKEKKGQWFSSAKLRKMLDSDQRGNWINYLQISLLIAQAVRRMHAAGLAHSDLSSNNILIDPPGRRCAVIDCDGLVVPGKYNADVLGTPGYIAPEVLKTMNLGDQQRVLPSTRTDLYAMSVLIYEYLLRRHPLRGPKVNSLASSEEDDFLSMGEKAVFIENPQDTSNHWSRGKDWPKMEQSLDRLGPYLQKVFLKAFVDGLHNPSARPSAFEWEDALGKTLDLAIPCSNSSCPEKWFVYIDGEKPRCPWCGTTLQHPLPLLDFYYAPRAGQFRSESLLLVCWDKRTLHEWHVYQNRRLNESSDKTMLATTRFHEGKWLLGNVALDSLVSPSGTPVPRSQYRLLSEDDEILLTKEDRGRLVKVRFTK